The following are encoded in a window of Telmatobacter sp. DSM 110680 genomic DNA:
- a CDS encoding glycoside hydrolase family 3 C-terminal domain-containing protein, which translates to MKNSTKASIQSIVHAQLAGLAVGVLACLFWCSGNSVAQAPSPDSPAIEAKAKAMVAKLTLDQKIKLIGGVDSMFTNDIPAINLPRLKMSDASVGVRTWGPTTAYAGGAALAATWDREFAKELGEALGRDARARGVNFLLGPGVNIAKAPVNGRNFEYLSEDPYLNGALVAPYIEGVQSQGVSATVKHYALNNEEYNRHNVDVTADERTIRELYLPAFEAAVKQGHVDAVMDSYNLINGSHATQNEFLNLKVLKGKWGFLGVLMSDWDATYDGVAAANNGLDLEMPSPRFMNQQTLSTAVKNGTVKEATIDDKVLRLFRLALRYGWLDRPQLDTTQSTYSIADREVALKGALKSITLLKNEGHTLPLDQSKVKTIAIIGPDAWPAVTGGGGSSEAASFAPISIVTGIGNLVGPDVHVLYARGLPEMGDVFWQTHWEKGLTESTYQNKTFSGAAETATPQNINNYKQEWWGPEDKTPRSIRYSASFEAPKTGKYLVLAAASESDHFTVSVDGKQVIEQAQVEGQHPESATVDMSAGQTIKVVADYLPGFVGNRFGLGVVNEEDMIAADAKKFASVADVVILAVGFNTTTESEGFDRSFTLPWGQDALVEAIAAVNPHTVVTFIGGGGFDTRRWLDKVPALVHAWYPGQEGGTAIAQVLFGKHDPEGRLPVSFDRSWQDDPSYAFYYPIKGADTKLHVMENNHPAVDYDIPHVKYDDKLMVGYRYWTTTGKHPLFPFGFGLSYTTFSFSNLNVPATATSGSTVPVSFDVTNSGATEGAEVAQIYVSDPSSKAKRPERELKGFEKVQLAPGETKHVTISLDARAFSYWDETKHDWTIDPGKFIVLVGDSSENTPLHADLTVN; encoded by the coding sequence ATGAAAAACTCCACAAAAGCCTCTATTCAATCGATTGTGCACGCTCAGCTGGCGGGTTTGGCCGTCGGTGTTCTCGCGTGCCTGTTCTGGTGTTCAGGCAATTCAGTAGCCCAGGCGCCATCACCGGATTCGCCGGCCATCGAAGCCAAAGCCAAGGCGATGGTGGCGAAACTGACCCTTGACCAAAAGATCAAGCTTATCGGCGGCGTCGACAGCATGTTTACCAATGACATCCCTGCAATCAACTTGCCGAGGTTGAAAATGTCGGATGCGTCGGTGGGTGTGCGCACCTGGGGTCCTACCACTGCTTACGCAGGAGGCGCCGCGCTCGCTGCCACGTGGGATCGCGAGTTTGCCAAAGAACTGGGCGAAGCCCTCGGTCGGGATGCACGTGCCCGCGGCGTCAATTTCCTGCTTGGTCCGGGAGTCAACATTGCGAAGGCACCCGTCAACGGCCGGAACTTTGAGTATCTTTCTGAAGACCCCTATCTGAATGGCGCTCTGGTAGCCCCGTACATTGAGGGCGTTCAATCGCAGGGTGTAAGCGCCACAGTGAAGCACTATGCGCTAAATAACGAAGAGTACAACCGCCACAACGTGGATGTGACCGCGGATGAACGCACCATCCGGGAGTTGTACCTTCCCGCGTTCGAAGCGGCTGTAAAACAGGGTCACGTAGACGCGGTGATGGACTCGTACAACCTGATCAACGGATCGCACGCTACCCAGAATGAGTTCCTCAACCTGAAGGTGCTGAAGGGTAAGTGGGGTTTTCTGGGCGTTCTGATGTCGGACTGGGATGCCACATACGATGGCGTGGCAGCCGCGAACAACGGCCTTGATCTGGAGATGCCATCGCCTCGATTCATGAACCAGCAGACACTTTCGACTGCGGTGAAGAATGGCACGGTGAAGGAAGCCACGATCGATGACAAGGTGCTGAGGCTGTTCCGCCTGGCACTTCGCTACGGCTGGCTGGATCGGCCGCAGCTCGATACAACCCAATCAACCTATTCCATCGCAGATCGAGAAGTCGCACTGAAAGGCGCACTCAAGAGCATCACCCTGCTAAAGAACGAAGGACACACGCTGCCACTGGACCAGTCAAAGGTGAAGACCATCGCAATCATCGGACCGGATGCATGGCCAGCAGTGACAGGCGGCGGTGGATCATCGGAGGCGGCTTCATTCGCGCCAATCAGCATCGTGACCGGGATCGGAAACCTTGTGGGGCCGGATGTACATGTTCTCTACGCCCGCGGACTGCCGGAGATGGGCGATGTCTTCTGGCAGACGCATTGGGAAAAAGGCCTGACCGAGTCGACCTATCAGAACAAAACTTTTAGCGGAGCGGCGGAAACTGCCACTCCGCAGAACATCAACAACTACAAGCAGGAGTGGTGGGGCCCGGAAGACAAAACGCCGCGAAGCATTCGCTATAGCGCTTCATTCGAAGCGCCAAAGACCGGCAAATACCTCGTGCTTGCAGCTGCCTCAGAAAGCGATCACTTCACGGTAAGCGTGGATGGCAAACAAGTAATCGAGCAGGCCCAGGTAGAAGGCCAGCATCCCGAATCTGCAACGGTCGACATGAGTGCGGGACAAACCATCAAGGTCGTTGCTGATTATCTGCCGGGATTCGTCGGCAACCGCTTCGGACTTGGCGTCGTGAATGAAGAAGACATGATCGCTGCGGATGCGAAGAAATTTGCGTCTGTCGCTGATGTGGTTATCCTCGCGGTTGGATTCAACACGACTACTGAAAGCGAGGGCTTTGATCGCTCCTTCACGCTGCCCTGGGGACAAGATGCGCTTGTCGAAGCCATAGCCGCAGTCAATCCTCATACCGTTGTTACGTTCATCGGTGGTGGCGGATTTGACACACGGCGCTGGCTCGATAAGGTGCCTGCTCTTGTACACGCGTGGTATCCGGGACAAGAGGGTGGTACGGCGATCGCGCAGGTTCTGTTCGGAAAACACGATCCCGAAGGCAGGCTGCCGGTGAGCTTTGATCGCAGCTGGCAGGATGATCCGTCCTACGCGTTCTACTATCCGATAAAAGGTGCCGACACGAAGCTCCACGTCATGGAGAACAATCATCCAGCGGTGGACTACGACATTCCACATGTGAAGTACGACGACAAGCTCATGGTGGGCTATCGCTATTGGACAACGACGGGCAAACATCCGTTATTTCCATTTGGATTCGGCCTCAGCTATACGACGTTCAGCTTCTCGAATTTGAATGTGCCTGCCACCGCGACATCAGGTTCCACTGTGCCAGTTAGCTTCGATGTCACAAATTCCGGCGCAACAGAGGGTGCGGAAGTGGCGCAAATCTACGTCTCGGACCCGTCCTCCAAAGCGAAGAGGCCGGAGCGCGAGTTGAAGGGATTCGAAAAAGTGCAGCTCGCTCCCGGCGAAACAAAACACGTTACGATTTCACTGGATGCGCGCGCGTTCAGCTACTGGGATGAAACGAAGCATGACTGGACCATTGATCCGGGTAAGTTTATTGTTCTAGTTGGCGACTCCAGTGAGAACACTCCCCTCCATGCAGATCTGACCGTCAACTAA
- a CDS encoding family 20 glycosylhydrolase, giving the protein MRILRLAAFCIFPLGIIATSAQSTPTCADLHLLPAPRECTAVKSIPIGTAGLRIVSDRNSEDEFAAKDLEQTLKDRGIGTGKESGATIRFERESAARAKDLFEKPEEAYKIEPTSARGLIVSAETDAGIFYGAQTVKQLIRGIGKDAILLIPNIRDWPAMPHRGLSDDWSRGPLPNMDFLKREIRTLAAYKLNIFSPYFEHTFAYASTPVAAFPGGAMTPDEGRELVAYAAKYHIIIIPEQEAFGHLHHVLKFERYSTLGETPHGAVLAPGDAGSLPQIGEWFGELAKVFPGPYAHIGADETDQLGLGRTRDEVAQKGLGAVYLNFLSQIHKQLEPNHKRLLFWGDIAENSPELVGTLPKDMIAVSWHYDAKPDFTKNLEPFLKSGLETWVASGVNNWNRVYPNNNEALGNIRAFVRDGQKLGATGMLNTVWNDDGEGLFDENWFGVLFGAAAAWQPGESSEASFIASYGQAFHDDPSGKISQAQQELMAAHATLKTAGLEDAQDFYFWVDPFSPEGQQVAMKLVPVASELRLHAENAITLLAQARAAAKLDNPEALDAIELGARRIDFIGFKFTAAQECASLYAKAQTLAGDNSKWGEVSEALYTIGSNNGRLEDIRDGYSQIGQLFHDAWLLDNRPYWLANNMARYDRSAQLWVGRGNAWKNVIEHWRGTHTLPPASEVGLPAPLAPTEK; this is encoded by the coding sequence GACGAATTTGCGGCGAAGGATCTCGAACAAACCCTCAAGGATCGCGGAATCGGTACCGGAAAAGAGAGCGGTGCGACGATCCGCTTCGAACGTGAAAGCGCAGCGCGTGCAAAGGATCTCTTCGAGAAGCCGGAGGAGGCGTACAAGATAGAGCCCACATCGGCGCGCGGGTTAATCGTAAGTGCTGAAACTGACGCTGGCATCTTCTATGGAGCGCAGACGGTTAAGCAACTCATCCGCGGCATCGGCAAAGATGCGATCCTCCTCATCCCCAACATCCGCGACTGGCCCGCAATGCCTCATCGCGGGCTCTCTGACGACTGGTCGCGCGGCCCGCTGCCGAACATGGACTTCCTCAAGCGCGAAATCCGCACCCTTGCTGCCTACAAGCTGAACATTTTCTCGCCCTATTTCGAGCACACGTTTGCCTATGCCAGCACGCCTGTTGCAGCCTTTCCCGGCGGCGCGATGACACCCGACGAGGGAAGGGAGCTCGTGGCGTATGCGGCGAAGTATCACATCATCATCATTCCTGAGCAGGAAGCCTTCGGCCATCTTCATCACGTGCTCAAGTTTGAGCGGTACTCGACGCTGGGCGAAACGCCGCACGGTGCTGTGCTGGCGCCGGGTGATGCGGGAAGCTTGCCGCAGATCGGTGAGTGGTTCGGCGAACTGGCGAAAGTCTTCCCCGGTCCCTATGCACACATCGGCGCGGACGAGACCGATCAGCTAGGTCTTGGACGCACACGGGATGAGGTCGCACAAAAGGGACTGGGAGCGGTGTATCTCAACTTCCTCTCGCAGATCCATAAGCAGCTTGAGCCAAACCACAAGCGTTTGCTGTTCTGGGGCGACATTGCAGAAAACTCACCGGAGTTGGTAGGCACCCTACCCAAGGATATGATTGCGGTCTCGTGGCACTATGACGCGAAGCCTGACTTCACTAAAAACCTGGAGCCGTTCCTCAAATCGGGACTCGAGACTTGGGTAGCGTCGGGAGTGAACAACTGGAATCGCGTCTATCCCAACAACAACGAAGCCCTCGGTAATATTCGCGCATTTGTTCGCGACGGCCAGAAACTTGGCGCTACCGGAATGCTCAACACAGTTTGGAATGATGACGGCGAAGGCCTTTTCGATGAAAACTGGTTTGGCGTTCTTTTCGGAGCAGCCGCTGCATGGCAGCCCGGCGAAAGCTCTGAGGCCAGCTTTATCGCCTCTTACGGCCAGGCGTTTCACGACGACCCGAGCGGAAAGATCAGCCAGGCACAGCAAGAGTTGATGGCCGCCCACGCCACGCTTAAAACCGCCGGTCTCGAAGACGCACAAGACTTCTACTTCTGGGTTGATCCGTTTTCTCCGGAAGGACAGCAGGTGGCAATGAAGTTAGTACCCGTGGCTTCCGAACTTCGACTTCACGCGGAGAATGCCATTACGCTGCTTGCCCAGGCCCGTGCCGCCGCAAAGCTCGACAATCCCGAAGCACTGGACGCAATCGAACTAGGCGCCCGCCGTATCGACTTTATAGGATTTAAGTTCACCGCCGCGCAGGAATGCGCGAGCCTCTATGCGAAGGCGCAGACGCTTGCCGGCGACAACAGTAAATGGGGAGAAGTGTCTGAGGCACTCTATACCATCGGCTCCAATAACGGACGCCTTGAAGACATTCGCGACGGATACTCGCAAATTGGACAGCTCTTCCACGATGCGTGGCTGCTCGACAACCGGCCCTACTGGCTCGCCAACAACATGGCCCGTTATGATCGCTCGGCCCAACTATGGGTAGGCCGAGGCAACGCGTGGAAAAACGTCATCGAGCACTGGCGGGGCACGCACACACTGCCGCCTGCGAGCGAAGTCGGCTTGCCCGCTCCGCTCGCTCCAACAGAAAAATGA
- a CDS encoding universal stress protein has product MPDAGLNRWAQPTVILVATDLSDLDRLMPFALQQAHESSARIILLHVLSAGAGFAPDAVGMPSYDPAGAIEFVIKTLEPWRIRARGQDIACDAVVREGFPAQQIVTAARQFRADRLLLGTRSRSKVSKLLLGSVAEQVLRSVNLPVITVGPEAHLEVSGDARQRVVLHATTLRETSSPSAALACQIAVRQKAKLVLLHVLPPVAEMQRDRLPTGLDSTAMRELRILAAETSAADSCCTEVDARIAHGHPAIEILATSVELGADLIVLGSTHRSAFHNLTHDRTVVRVLAHARCPVLTLLDEVEEPVAAAMEQDKIFL; this is encoded by the coding sequence ATGCCTGACGCCGGATTAAACCGATGGGCTCAGCCGACCGTGATCCTAGTCGCGACCGATCTCAGTGATCTAGACCGGCTCATGCCTTTTGCGCTTCAACAGGCGCATGAATCCAGCGCGCGCATCATTCTGCTGCATGTGCTTTCGGCAGGTGCCGGATTTGCACCAGACGCAGTGGGAATGCCTTCATACGATCCAGCAGGCGCCATCGAATTTGTCATCAAGACACTCGAACCCTGGAGGATAAGGGCGCGAGGGCAGGACATTGCGTGCGATGCGGTCGTACGCGAAGGATTTCCCGCTCAACAGATCGTGACAGCGGCTCGTCAGTTCCGGGCGGACCGTTTGTTACTCGGAACCCGGAGCCGGAGCAAGGTCAGCAAGTTGCTCCTTGGCTCCGTGGCAGAACAAGTGCTGCGCTCGGTTAACCTCCCGGTCATCACCGTGGGTCCCGAGGCTCATCTCGAGGTGTCCGGCGACGCCCGGCAAAGGGTCGTCTTGCATGCCACCACGTTAAGAGAGACCTCAAGCCCGAGCGCAGCGCTTGCTTGCCAGATCGCCGTCAGGCAAAAGGCGAAGCTCGTCCTGCTTCATGTATTGCCACCCGTTGCCGAAATGCAGCGTGATCGCCTTCCAACTGGGTTGGACTCAACGGCGATGCGCGAGTTGCGTATCCTCGCAGCGGAAACTTCTGCGGCCGATTCATGTTGCACGGAGGTTGACGCGCGCATTGCACACGGCCATCCTGCGATCGAGATTCTTGCGACATCGGTAGAACTGGGTGCTGATCTTATTGTTCTAGGTTCGACGCATCGCTCGGCGTTTCACAACCTGACCCACGATCGTACCGTTGTTCGCGTTCTGGCGCACGCGCGATGCCCAGTGCTCACGTTGCTGGATGAAGTCGAAGAACCGGTTGCGGCTGCGATGGAACAGGACAAGATTTTCCTCTGA
- a CDS encoding right-handed parallel beta-helix repeat-containing protein: MSPATFRKALFLCCTVVIAGSYQKAAAATLCVNPAGSHGCYSTITTALSHAAAWDVINVGPGTYKEDVVIGKPISLIGAGVGVSIIDATGLANGVFVDGFDNAGLAHVTLSGFTVKNANWEGVLVVSASDVVIRNNRIANNTKATAVFTGAPTGCSGQPAFELDETGDCGGGLHLIGVWDSTVSGNTITKNDDGILVSDESAASHDILILHNSVTDNPGECGIVLASHPPVGAIGSKHHGVFHITVDGNDVENNGVMVGGAGVGMFSDGNGQGRSSQNVITHNRLIGNGLGGVALHSHVGPNFGLPADNMDGNVITGNYIAKNLADLDDTATGGRVGININSGGGGTPINGTIISGNVITDEDIDIAFNTPTWVNIHLNDLRGGKVGVANVCTLDDPSCKGGIIASENYWGCPKGPGAWGCSTTSGPNVLFTPWLSQPATGDDDNQQ, from the coding sequence ATGTCCCCAGCAACTTTTCGCAAAGCGCTGTTTCTCTGTTGCACAGTTGTGATTGCAGGTTCCTATCAGAAAGCCGCAGCTGCAACATTGTGTGTGAATCCCGCAGGATCGCACGGATGCTACTCAACGATTACAACCGCTCTTTCTCACGCCGCTGCATGGGATGTGATCAACGTAGGCCCCGGAACCTATAAAGAAGATGTCGTAATTGGAAAGCCCATTTCGTTGATCGGTGCGGGTGTGGGTGTTTCCATCATTGACGCTACCGGGCTTGCCAACGGCGTCTTTGTAGACGGATTCGATAACGCAGGCCTAGCCCACGTAACTCTCTCCGGTTTCACCGTAAAGAATGCGAATTGGGAGGGCGTTCTCGTCGTCAGTGCCTCGGACGTCGTAATTCGCAATAACAGAATCGCCAACAACACGAAGGCCACAGCTGTATTCACGGGCGCGCCGACGGGCTGCTCCGGCCAGCCAGCTTTTGAACTGGACGAGACAGGTGATTGCGGCGGCGGATTGCACTTGATCGGCGTCTGGGATTCAACCGTTTCTGGAAATACGATTACGAAAAATGATGACGGCATTCTGGTCAGCGATGAGTCCGCTGCAAGCCATGACATTCTCATCCTTCATAACTCAGTCACCGACAACCCTGGAGAGTGTGGCATCGTTCTTGCTTCACATCCACCCGTCGGTGCAATCGGCTCAAAGCATCACGGAGTTTTTCACATCACCGTTGATGGCAATGATGTCGAAAACAATGGCGTAATGGTTGGCGGTGCGGGTGTAGGCATGTTCTCTGACGGAAACGGTCAGGGCCGTTCCTCACAAAACGTGATCACCCACAACAGGCTGATCGGCAATGGACTGGGCGGTGTCGCCCTGCACTCACACGTTGGTCCTAACTTTGGATTGCCCGCCGACAATATGGATGGCAACGTCATCACCGGCAACTACATTGCAAAAAATCTCGCTGACTTGGATGACACTGCTACAGGCGGCCGTGTCGGTATCAACATCAACAGCGGTGGTGGCGGAACGCCGATCAATGGCACGATCATTTCTGGCAACGTCATTACCGATGAAGATATTGACATCGCGTTCAACACGCCGACTTGGGTCAATATTCATCTCAATGATCTGCGGGGCGGAAAAGTGGGCGTGGCGAACGTTTGCACTCTCGATGATCCGAGTTGCAAAGGAGGCATTATCGCCAGTGAAAATTACTGGGGATGCCCAAAGGGACCGGGTGCTTGGGGATGCTCCACAACTAGCGGTCCCAATGTACTTTTCACCCCGTGGCTGAGCCAGCCCGCAACAGGTGATGACGACAATCAACAATAA
- a CDS encoding cyclic nucleotide-binding domain-containing protein, with protein MRQSERVNWRTAADYARELNVHQNEARGVGTMQPAGFSERHEPAASHPIAELLACPPAIGNMLNAATECIEFDAGQVIFHQNDVCRGLYVSISGQLLRKAARLDARLNLGTVRAGELVELAAMLGDVRHTYTLVGQTKGTVLRLPKEALQRAFELYPRIRMQLLEELAREVSRAYNLCCATRQAGLRRKPTSHLHP; from the coding sequence ATGCGACAGAGCGAACGGGTCAATTGGAGAACTGCCGCAGACTACGCTCGCGAGTTGAACGTGCACCAGAACGAAGCAAGAGGAGTGGGGACCATGCAACCAGCGGGATTCTCCGAGCGGCACGAACCTGCCGCATCGCATCCGATTGCAGAATTGTTAGCCTGTCCACCGGCGATCGGCAACATGTTGAATGCCGCCACCGAGTGCATCGAGTTTGACGCGGGACAAGTAATATTCCATCAGAATGATGTCTGTCGCGGCTTGTACGTTTCGATCTCCGGTCAACTGCTGCGGAAAGCGGCTCGACTGGATGCCCGGCTCAATCTCGGAACCGTCCGCGCCGGAGAACTGGTCGAGTTGGCTGCAATGTTGGGTGACGTACGTCACACATATACATTGGTCGGTCAAACCAAAGGTACAGTGCTCCGGTTGCCGAAGGAGGCGCTGCAACGCGCCTTTGAGCTTTATCCGCGTATAAGAATGCAATTGCTGGAAGAGCTAGCTCGTGAAGTATCAAGGGCATATAACCTGTGCTGCGCAACAAGGCAGGCAGGATTACGGCGCAAGCCGACGTCGCATTTGCATCCGTAA
- a CDS encoding universal stress protein: MSFTSGLKTIVVATDLDGRAEAALEYARKLAVAYGSRIVLAHGLDPVDYASVLSVPGKVLSSLTEQARTILDQMSADLVREGIHSHSEIRQGEVAQMLVDVVRKYEAGLIVIGTEGKQGAGPILVGSVAEQLVRLCPCPVLAVAADYNAGAFRPLPGGPVMLAMERNDATAEAVATASSLAEVFHRTLIGVHARRPEEAIAFLNPVVGTREQFGIESDGRFPVRCIVKDGKPGDAIVEAIGQYHPSVLVIGVKRTSETPGPHGTAFTLLARSRVPVLCVPPAEKIIARESETCASAPC, from the coding sequence ATGAGTTTTACGTCAGGTTTGAAAACCATTGTCGTCGCAACTGATTTGGATGGTCGCGCGGAAGCTGCCCTAGAGTACGCGCGCAAACTCGCGGTTGCATATGGTTCACGCATTGTGCTGGCCCACGGGCTTGACCCGGTTGATTATGCGTCGGTGCTTTCGGTTCCCGGGAAGGTTCTAAGCAGTCTGACTGAGCAGGCTCGGACAATCCTCGACCAGATGTCAGCCGACCTTGTCCGTGAGGGTATTCACAGTCATTCCGAGATTCGACAGGGAGAAGTTGCGCAGATGCTGGTGGACGTTGTGCGCAAATACGAAGCGGGCCTCATCGTCATTGGTACGGAGGGAAAGCAAGGCGCGGGGCCGATCCTCGTAGGATCGGTTGCGGAGCAATTGGTGCGTTTGTGTCCATGTCCCGTATTGGCAGTTGCAGCCGACTATAACGCTGGTGCCTTCCGCCCGCTGCCTGGCGGACCAGTCATGCTGGCCATGGAGCGAAATGATGCCACGGCCGAAGCGGTTGCCACAGCTTCCTCTCTAGCCGAAGTATTCCACCGAACGTTGATCGGCGTACATGCACGGCGTCCCGAGGAAGCGATAGCTTTTCTTAACCCGGTGGTGGGAACCCGCGAGCAGTTTGGGATTGAAAGCGATGGACGCTTTCCGGTGCGCTGCATCGTGAAGGATGGCAAACCCGGCGATGCCATCGTCGAAGCAATCGGACAATATCATCCAAGCGTACTGGTAATTGGTGTGAAGCGCACCAGCGAAACTCCCGGCCCGCATGGAACGGCATTCACACTGCTCGCCCGATCACGCGTACCGGTGCTCTGTGTTCCTCCTGCGGAGAAGATCATCGCGCGAGAATCAGAAACCTGTGCTAGTGCGCCCTGTTGA
- a CDS encoding Crp/Fnr family transcriptional regulator gives MMSHARGAKLFTEGDAARNVFVICFGQVKISSTSRDGKTMILKIAAPGDVMGLSAVLANVPHEVTAEAIEPCQVKTIRKQEFIDFLGRHGIASMHAAQSLSGEYLTVFHDAKRLALSGSAAGRLARLLLDWGKAASLGKPEIRFTMALTHEEIANMAGTSRETVTRLLNQFRRDQWIVIKGASMTISKPDQLERLTA, from the coding sequence ATGATGAGCCATGCCCGCGGCGCAAAACTATTTACAGAGGGTGATGCAGCACGCAACGTCTTCGTCATCTGCTTTGGCCAGGTCAAGATCTCCTCGACCTCGCGCGACGGCAAGACCATGATTCTGAAAATCGCGGCTCCGGGCGACGTGATGGGACTCAGTGCTGTCCTCGCGAACGTCCCCCACGAAGTGACCGCCGAAGCGATCGAGCCCTGCCAGGTAAAGACCATTCGTAAGCAGGAGTTCATCGATTTCCTCGGACGTCATGGAATTGCCAGCATGCATGCCGCACAATCGCTCTCCGGCGAATACCTCACGGTCTTCCACGATGCTAAGAGACTTGCTCTTTCAGGATCAGCTGCAGGACGGTTAGCCCGTCTACTGCTGGACTGGGGCAAGGCCGCTTCCCTCGGAAAGCCCGAAATCCGCTTCACCATGGCGCTGACCCATGAAGAGATCGCCAATATGGCTGGCACTTCACGCGAGACGGTGACGCGATTGCTGAACCAGTTCCGCCGCGATCAGTGGATTGTCATCAAGGGCGCCAGCATGACCATCTCGAAGCCCGATCAACTCGAACGCCTCACCGCGTAG
- a CDS encoding HD domain-containing protein, which produces MSREESLQPFIDFIRELDKLKGVERKTRPLGLARFENSAEHSWQLAVFALSLASFAPSSVNLQRVISMLLLHDIGEIDTGDMIVYATEGLEQRKLAEERAVKRICTMLPANLSSSFQELWHEFEAAETPEAKFAHAMDRSIPIILNLANNGQSWRENGIRCEQVIARNGPPVETGCPALWAYLRQKLDEAQSAGWFGAKEKKEG; this is translated from the coding sequence GTGTCTCGGGAAGAATCGCTGCAACCTTTCATTGATTTCATTCGCGAACTCGACAAACTGAAGGGCGTAGAACGCAAGACGCGTCCTCTGGGTTTGGCGCGTTTTGAGAACTCAGCAGAACACAGTTGGCAACTCGCCGTTTTTGCTTTGTCGCTTGCCTCCTTTGCCCCGTCTTCTGTCAATCTCCAACGGGTTATCAGCATGCTGTTGCTGCACGACATCGGAGAAATCGATACTGGCGATATGATCGTCTACGCCACCGAAGGGCTGGAGCAGCGCAAGCTTGCCGAAGAGAGGGCCGTCAAACGTATTTGTACAATGCTGCCCGCAAACCTCAGCTCATCATTCCAAGAGCTGTGGCATGAATTCGAAGCGGCCGAAACGCCCGAAGCCAAGTTCGCCCACGCCATGGACAGATCTATTCCCATCATTCTCAATCTGGCCAACAACGGTCAGAGCTGGCGAGAAAACGGCATCCGCTGCGAACAGGTGATCGCACGCAACGGACCGCCCGTCGAAACTGGATGTCCAGCGTTGTGGGCTTATCTCAGGCAGAAGCTTGACGAGGCGCAGAGCGCCGGCTGGTTCGGAGCGAAAGAGAAAAAAGAAGGCTGA